The proteins below come from a single Cololabis saira isolate AMF1-May2022 chromosome 2, fColSai1.1, whole genome shotgun sequence genomic window:
- the LOC133419001 gene encoding EMILIN-1-A-like → MEFLSFSPKGQPGLAGLPGIDAHVPRLSFSAALTFPMDQAGTIVFDKIFVNEGDFYDPGTGTFTAPINGHYFFSAVLTGYKNEKIEAVLSKSNYGMARVDSGGYQPEDLENKPVAEARPPPGSLAVFSIILPLQTRDTVCIDLVMGRLAHSVEPLTIFNGMLLYEDI, encoded by the exons ATGGAGTTTCTGAGCTTCA gTCCGAAAGGTCAACCAG GTCTTGCAGGTCTTCCAGGCATCGACGCTCACGTTCCCAGGCTCTCGTTCTCTGCTGCCCTCACTTTTCCCATGGATCAAGCAGGGACCATTGTCTTTGACAAGATCTTTGTCAATGAGGGAGATTTCTACGACCCGGGAACAG GTACTTTCACCGCCCCCATAAATGGGCATTACTTCTTCAGTGCTGTCCTGACGGGTTACAAGAATGAGAAGATAGAGGCGGTCCTGTCCAAGTCCAACTACGGTATGGCCCGGGTGGACTCTGGAGGATACCAGCCTGAAGACCTGGAGAACAAACCCGTGGCCGAGGCCAGACCCCCCCCGGGTTCCCTGGCCGTGTTCAGCATCATCCTGCCCCTGCAGACCCGGGACACGGTCTGCATCGACCTGGTGATGGGCAGACTGGCCCACTCCGTGGAGCCCCTGACCATCTTCAACGGCATGCTGCTGTACGAGGACATATGA